The following are encoded in a window of Castanea sativa cultivar Marrone di Chiusa Pesio chromosome 9, ASM4071231v1 genomic DNA:
- the LOC142609017 gene encoding uncharacterized protein LOC142609017, which translates to MASIMDGPKEEKARPIVVEQKEEPAYCMTIEEDEGKNGEGEWYPDILQYLKNGTYPPSANKNDQLTIRMLYRRPYDEIYLLCVTAKEALKIIEEVHESSYGPHMNTHMLSRKIMR; encoded by the coding sequence ATGGCATCCATAATGGATGGGCCTAAAGAGGAAAAAGCCAGACCGATAGTCGTGGAACAAAAAGAGGAACCAGCTTATTGCATGAcaatagaagaagatgagggaAAGAATGGGGAAGGTGAATGGTATCCAGACATCCTACAATACCTGAAGAATGGGACATACCCACCATCTGCAAATAAGAATGACCAATTGACTATCAGAATGCTTTATAGAAGACCATATGATGAAATTTATCTCCTTTGTGTGACCGCCAAGGAAGCACTAAAGATAATTGAAGAGGTTCATGAGTCAAGTTATGGGCCACATATGAATACACACATGCTATCAAGGAAGATAATGAGATAA